From one Novosphingobium sp. genomic stretch:
- the dnaJ gene encoding molecular chaperone DnaJ, whose translation MSTQVDYYELLEVTREADDATLKSSYRKLAMKFHPDRNPGCKDSEAKFKEISEAYDCLKDPQKRAAYDRFGHAAFQNGGPGGGGFGGQGAEFGDIGDIFETIFGSAFGGGGGRQQARRGADLRYDLEIGLDEAFHGKDVEIEIEVSATCEPCHGKGAEPGTGARRCNLCGGHGKVRANQGFFMVERICPTCNGRGEVIEKPCRSCRGEGRVDQKQKLEVSIPKGVDTGTRIRLTGKGEAGPFGSPPGDLYIFLHVKRHKVFERDATTLLTRAPISFTTAALGGSIEIPGLDGKMHEIEIPAGIQSGKQLRKRGAGMPVLNGRGIGDLVVEVAVETPTRLSARQKELLREFQASETGDECPEVKGFFNRIKDVWNDIRE comes from the coding sequence ATGTCGACCCAGGTCGATTATTACGAATTGCTGGAAGTCACCCGCGAAGCCGATGATGCGACGCTCAAGAGTTCGTATCGCAAGCTGGCGATGAAGTTCCACCCGGACCGCAATCCGGGCTGCAAGGACTCCGAGGCGAAGTTCAAGGAGATCAGCGAGGCTTATGACTGCCTGAAAGATCCCCAGAAGCGTGCCGCCTATGACCGCTTCGGCCATGCCGCTTTCCAGAATGGCGGCCCCGGTGGCGGTGGTTTTGGCGGTCAGGGCGCCGAATTCGGCGACATCGGCGATATTTTCGAGACGATCTTCGGCAGCGCCTTTGGCGGCGGCGGCGGGCGTCAGCAGGCGCGTCGCGGCGCCGATCTGCGCTATGATCTGGAAATCGGCCTCGACGAAGCTTTCCATGGCAAGGATGTCGAGATCGAGATCGAGGTCTCGGCCACCTGCGAACCCTGCCACGGCAAGGGCGCTGAGCCCGGCACCGGTGCGCGTCGCTGCAATCTGTGCGGCGGCCACGGCAAGGTGCGCGCCAATCAGGGCTTCTTCATGGTGGAGCGTATCTGCCCCACCTGCAACGGTCGCGGCGAAGTCATCGAAAAGCCTTGCCGCTCCTGCCGCGGCGAGGGCCGGGTGGATCAGAAGCAGAAGCTGGAAGTCTCGATCCCCAAGGGCGTCGACACCGGCACGCGCATCCGCCTGACCGGCAAGGGCGAGGCCGGGCCTTTCGGTTCGCCTCCGGGTGACCTCTACATCTTCCTCCATGTGAAGCGCCACAAGGTGTTCGAGCGTGATGCGACGACCCTGCTGACCCGCGCGCCGATCAGCTTCACCACGGCCGCGCTGGGCGGATCGATCGAGATCCCCGGCCTTGACGGCAAGATGCATGAGATCGAGATTCCGGCGGGCATCCAGTCGGGCAAGCAATTGCGCAAGCGCGGAGCTGGCATGCCGGTGCTGAACGGTCGCGGGATTGGCGATCTGGTGGTGGAAGTGGCGGTGGAAACGCCGACCAGGCTTTCGGCCCGCCAGAAGGAGTTGCTGCGCGAGTTTCAGGCCAGCGAGACCGGTGACGAATGCCCTGAAGTGAAGGGCTTCTTCAACCGCATCAAGGATGTCTGGAACGATATACGCGAGTAA
- a CDS encoding copper chaperone PCu(A)C yields the protein MPIARLTLPLFALVALTACGKSNEDAASASATTAAADSAEVSISAAPAENAAPSGRLVLPIIPGRPAAAYVNWRNTGPAPVTITGVVISSAKSAEMHETKGTEMAPLPRLKLAPGDSTNFAPGGRHVMVFDLRKTVKAGDSIGFKLVLEDGRRLVGSLKVEAPGTAGDGGHAMDHGDMAGMKM from the coding sequence ATGCCTATTGCGCGCCTTACCCTTCCCCTTTTCGCGCTGGTTGCGCTCACCGCCTGCGGCAAGTCGAATGAAGACGCCGCTAGTGCCTCTGCCACCACGGCCGCAGCGGACAGCGCCGAAGTCAGCATCAGCGCCGCCCCGGCGGAGAATGCCGCGCCTTCAGGCCGTCTGGTGCTGCCGATCATCCCTGGGCGCCCCGCAGCGGCCTATGTGAACTGGCGCAACACCGGCCCGGCGCCTGTGACGATCACCGGTGTGGTGATCTCCTCCGCCAAATCCGCCGAAATGCATGAGACCAAGGGCACGGAAATGGCGCCCTTGCCTCGCCTGAAGCTGGCTCCCGGCGACAGCACCAATTTCGCTCCCGGCGGACGGCATGTGATGGTCTTCGACCTGCGCAAGACGGTGAAGGCAGGCGATTCCATTGGCTTCAAGCTGGTGCTGGAAGATGGCCGCAGGCTGGTCGGCTCGCTGAAGGTGGAGGCCCCAGGGACTGCCGGCGATGGCGGGCACGCCATGGATCATGGCGATATGGCCGGGATGAAGATGTAA
- the grpE gene encoding nucleotide exchange factor GrpE, with protein sequence MNEDIFQAASESSKDAGVEGAAPGVTAEQDSRIATLENDLEAAKQEVLYARAETQNVRRRLEKDIADARAYASTSFARDILSVADNLSRALDSISQELREDEKLKPLVAGIEATTRELDKVFNQNSIQKVAAQGLPLDPNQHQAMIEIPHAEAEPGTIIQVLQHGYTIKDRLLRPAMVAVAKKPE encoded by the coding sequence ATGAATGAGGACATCTTCCAGGCCGCCAGCGAATCCTCGAAGGACGCAGGCGTGGAGGGCGCTGCCCCCGGCGTGACCGCCGAGCAGGACAGCCGAATCGCGACGCTGGAAAACGATCTGGAAGCGGCCAAGCAGGAAGTGCTCTACGCCCGCGCCGAAACGCAGAATGTGCGCCGCCGTCTGGAAAAGGACATCGCCGACGCCCGCGCCTATGCCAGCACAAGCTTTGCCCGCGACATTTTGAGCGTGGCCGACAATCTGTCGCGCGCGCTCGATTCGATCTCGCAGGAGCTGCGTGAGGACGAGAAGCTCAAGCCGCTGGTCGCCGGGATCGAGGCCACCACGCGCGAGCTGGACAAGGTGTTCAACCAGAATTCCATCCAGAAGGTGGCGGCTCAGGGCCTGCCGCTCGACCCCAACCAGCATCAGGCGATGATCGAGATCCCTCATGCCGAGGCCGAGCCCGGCACGATCATTCAGGTCCTGCAGCACGGCTACACGATCAAGGACCGCCTGCTGCGCCCGGCCATGGTCGCCGTGGCCAAGAAGCCCGAGTAA
- the hrcA gene encoding heat-inducible transcriptional repressor HrcA: MHSLPVTELTTRAREIFRRVVEGYLTTGQPVGSRTLAGGGELNLSPASIRSVLADLEGQGLLSQPHTSAGRMPTEVGLRLFVDGMMQMSQPTREEREAIERSLTEPGPIEAALAATSAALSDLSACAGVVMVPAHEPLLAQVTLVPLSPGRALAVLVGQDGGIENRIVDLPPGLPPGALEEASNYITAHLAGRTLGEAARLMQAQIASGQSALDAASADLVKRGLAVWSQDAQRRPVLIVRGQANLLDDTALGDLERVRSLIDDLESKQSVAQMLDLAREAESTRIFIGAENRLFALSGSSVIASPYRDREGRVVGVVGVIGPTRLNYARVVPMVDFTAQSLGRLIR, translated from the coding sequence ATGCACAGCCTGCCCGTCACCGAACTGACCACCCGCGCCCGCGAGATCTTTCGCCGGGTGGTCGAAGGCTATCTGACGACCGGCCAACCCGTGGGTTCGCGCACGCTGGCGGGCGGGGGCGAGCTGAACCTTTCCCCGGCCTCGATCCGCAGCGTGCTGGCCGATTTGGAAGGGCAGGGGCTGCTCAGCCAGCCACACACCAGCGCGGGACGCATGCCGACCGAAGTGGGTTTGCGTCTGTTTGTCGATGGCATGATGCAGATGTCCCAGCCCACGCGCGAGGAACGCGAGGCCATCGAGCGCAGCCTGACCGAACCGGGCCCGATCGAGGCGGCTCTGGCAGCCACCAGCGCTGCGCTTTCAGATCTTTCCGCCTGTGCGGGCGTGGTGATGGTGCCCGCGCATGAGCCTCTGCTGGCGCAGGTGACGCTGGTGCCGCTTTCTCCGGGCCGCGCCTTGGCGGTGCTGGTGGGGCAGGATGGCGGGATCGAAAACCGGATCGTCGATCTGCCCCCCGGCCTGCCGCCCGGCGCGCTGGAGGAAGCCTCCAACTATATCACCGCCCATCTGGCCGGGCGCACGCTGGGCGAGGCGGCGCGGTTGATGCAGGCACAGATCGCCTCGGGCCAGAGCGCGCTGGATGCCGCCAGCGCCGATCTGGTCAAGCGGGGCCTTGCCGTCTGGAGCCAGGACGCACAGCGCCGCCCGGTGCTGATCGTGCGCGGGCAGGCCAATCTGCTGGACGACACTGCGCTGGGCGATCTGGAGCGTGTGCGATCCCTGATCGACGATCTGGAAAGCAAGCAATCCGTCGCCCAGATGCTGGACCTGGCCCGTGAAGCCGAATCGACCCGCATTTTCATCGGTGCCGAGAACCGGCTTTTCGCGCTGTCCGGCTCATCGGTGATCGCTTCGCCCTATCGTGATCGCGAAGGACGGGTGGTCGGCGTGGTCGGCGTGATCGGCCCGACACGGTTGAATTATGCGCGAGTCGTCCCCATGGTGGATTTCACCGCCCAGAGTCTGGGCCGACTGATCCGATAA
- the rph gene encoding ribonuclease PH — protein MRPSGRAADEMRSIEIVTNFTKHAEGSVLVSFGDTKVLVTASVEERVPPFLRGKGEGWVTAEYSMLPRATHTRGQREAAKGKQSGRTQEIQRLIGRSLRAVTDLKKLGERQITLDCDVIQADGGTRTAAISGAWVALRLAVNGLIAKGLITEDPLTRKVAAVSCGITKGTPVLDLDYIEDSSADADANFVLIEGGHIAEVQATAEGATYDEEGLLRLLRLARIGCDRIFAAQAEAVA, from the coding sequence ATGCGCCCATCCGGCCGCGCCGCAGACGAAATGCGCAGCATCGAGATCGTGACCAACTTCACCAAGCATGCCGAAGGCAGCGTGCTGGTCAGCTTCGGCGACACCAAGGTGCTGGTCACCGCCAGCGTGGAAGAGCGCGTGCCCCCCTTCCTGCGCGGCAAGGGCGAAGGCTGGGTGACGGCGGAATATTCGATGCTGCCCCGCGCCACCCACACGCGCGGCCAGCGCGAAGCCGCCAAGGGCAAGCAGAGCGGCCGCACGCAGGAAATCCAGCGCCTGATCGGCCGCAGCCTGCGCGCCGTCACCGATCTGAAGAAGCTGGGCGAGCGCCAGATCACCCTCGATTGCGACGTGATCCAGGCCGATGGCGGCACGCGCACGGCGGCCATCAGCGGCGCCTGGGTGGCGCTGCGTCTGGCCGTCAATGGCCTGATCGCCAAGGGCCTGATCACCGAAGACCCGCTGACCCGCAAGGTTGCCGCTGTCTCCTGCGGCATCACCAAGGGCACGCCGGTGCTGGACCTCGACTATATCGAGGACAGCAGCGCGGACGCCGATGCCAATTTCGTGCTGATCGAGGGCGGCCATATCGCCGAGGTGCAGGCCACTGCCGAGGGCGCGACCTATGACGAGGAAGGCCTGCTGCGCCTGCTGCGTCTGGCCCGCATCGGCTGCGATCGCATCTTCGCCGCTCAGGCCGAAGCGGTCGCCTGA
- the rdgB gene encoding RdgB/HAM1 family non-canonical purine NTP pyrophosphatase, which produces MSRLHGQLVIATHNPGKLREIAALLAPYGVECVSAGDLGLDEPEEIHDNFIDNALLKARYATEKSGLPALADDSGLCVEALGGRPGVYTADWAERHWYEGPEGRDWFMAMGKVEGLLCEQGPDVGRAAHFACVLAITWPDGVHAVYEGRADGKLTWPPRGKLGFGFDPVFVPLGYEQTFSELDPAEKNRISHRSNAFAKLVADQFG; this is translated from the coding sequence ATGTCGAGATTGCACGGTCAGTTGGTGATCGCCACGCATAATCCGGGCAAGCTGCGCGAGATTGCCGCGCTGCTGGCCCCTTACGGCGTGGAATGCGTCTCTGCAGGAGACCTCGGGCTGGATGAGCCCGAGGAGATCCACGACAACTTTATCGACAACGCGCTGCTCAAGGCCCGCTACGCGACCGAAAAGTCCGGCCTGCCCGCGCTGGCCGACGATTCGGGTCTTTGCGTGGAAGCCTTGGGCGGTCGCCCCGGCGTCTACACCGCCGACTGGGCCGAGCGCCACTGGTACGAAGGCCCCGAAGGCCGCGACTGGTTTATGGCCATGGGCAAGGTCGAGGGCCTGCTGTGCGAGCAAGGCCCCGATGTCGGCCGCGCCGCCCATTTCGCCTGCGTGCTGGCCATCACCTGGCCCGATGGCGTCCATGCCGTCTATGAAGGCCGCGCCGATGGCAAGCTGACCTGGCCGCCGCGTGGCAAGCTGGGCTTCGGCTTCGACCCCGTGTTCGTGCCGCTGGGCTATGAGCAGACCTTCTCCGAACTCGACCCCGCCGAGAAGAACCGCATCAGCCACCGCTCCAACGCTTTCGCCAAGCTGGTGGCCGACCAGTTCGGGTGA
- the hemW gene encoding radical SAM family heme chaperone HemW, with the protein MARALYIHWPFCLKKCPYCDFNSHVRDGVDHELWQRSLLADMEREAGIAGGETLTSIFFGGGTPSLMPPALVAALLERAEQLWGFDPGIEITLEANPSSVEAAKFAALASAGVNRVSLGVQALDDKVLKFLGRLHGVDEALAALDVAQRHFARTSFDLIYARPNQSMADWEAELTRALSFGTDHLSLYQLTIEPGTRFERLVRDGAFAPLEDDPAADLFTLTRQITAAHGLPAYEVSNHARPGQQSRHNLAYWRYQDYAGIGPGAHGRRHATATTRHKKPENWLSAIEAQGDGIQEARQLSIREQAAEAMLMGLRLAEGVDLAALSTRFGLSPEELATPARLELYERQGLVWNEGPRIGVTEPGMLVLNALIGELVPTELVV; encoded by the coding sequence ATGGCGCGCGCACTCTACATCCATTGGCCCTTCTGCCTGAAGAAATGCCCCTATTGCGACTTCAACAGCCATGTCCGCGATGGGGTGGATCATGAGCTGTGGCAGCGCTCCCTACTGGCCGATATGGAACGCGAGGCCGGGATTGCCGGCGGCGAGACGCTGACCAGCATCTTTTTCGGCGGCGGCACCCCTTCCTTGATGCCGCCCGCCCTGGTGGCCGCCCTGCTGGAACGCGCGGAGCAGCTTTGGGGCTTCGATCCGGGCATAGAGATCACGCTGGAAGCCAACCCCTCCAGCGTGGAGGCGGCCAAGTTTGCGGCACTGGCCAGCGCCGGGGTCAACCGCGTGTCGCTGGGCGTGCAGGCGCTGGATGACAAGGTGCTGAAATTCCTTGGCCGCCTGCATGGTGTGGATGAGGCGCTAGCCGCGCTGGATGTGGCCCAGCGCCATTTCGCCCGCACCAGCTTCGATCTGATCTACGCCCGCCCGAACCAGAGCATGGCAGACTGGGAAGCGGAACTGACCCGCGCCCTTTCCTTCGGCACCGATCACCTCTCGCTGTATCAGTTGACCATCGAGCCGGGCACCCGCTTCGAGCGCCTCGTGCGCGATGGCGCCTTCGCCCCGCTGGAAGACGATCCCGCGGCGGACCTCTTCACCCTCACCCGCCAGATCACGGCAGCTCACGGCCTGCCCGCCTATGAGGTGAGCAACCACGCCCGCCCCGGCCAGCAGAGCCGCCACAACCTCGCCTACTGGCGCTATCAGGATTACGCCGGGATCGGCCCCGGCGCGCATGGTCGTCGCCATGCGACCGCCACCACGCGCCACAAGAAGCCCGAAAACTGGCTCTCGGCCATCGAGGCCCAAGGCGATGGCATTCAGGAAGCCCGCCAGCTCTCCATCCGCGAACAGGCTGCCGAGGCCATGTTGATGGGCCTGCGTCTTGCCGAGGGCGTCGATCTGGCAGCGCTTTCCACGCGTTTTGGTTTGTCACCCGAAGAACTGGCCACCCCGGCCCGCCTTGAACTGTACGAACGCCAAGGTCTGGTCTGGAACGAAGGCCCCCGCATCGGCGTTACCGAGCCCGGCATGCTAGTGCTGAATGCGCTGATCGGCGAACTCGTCCCCACGGAACTGGTGGTGTGA
- a CDS encoding tyrosine recombinase XerC — translation MSDEPEQSLARRADLLAAWTAHLAQNRRRSPHTVRAYTATAARLVHATGAEDWATLAEIEASNLRAHLADRRADGLGNASAARELSALRAFLTFARQQAGDPTPAPPRLRGPRLKKGLPRPVTPDEAINLADTVEEDATAPWIGARDRAVLMLLYGGGLRIAEALSLTGGVLPIGEALLVTGKGNKQRLVPILPVVAQAVADYAMACPWPITRDGPLFFGARGGVLNQALVQKAVRRARGALGLPDTATPHALRHSFATHLLGAGADLRSLQELLGHTSLSSTQIYTKVDAAVLLDAYRAAHPREQG, via the coding sequence GTGAGCGACGAACCGGAGCAGTCTCTCGCCCGCCGCGCCGACCTGCTGGCCGCATGGACCGCTCACCTCGCCCAGAACCGCCGCCGCAGCCCGCACACCGTCCGCGCCTACACCGCCACCGCCGCCCGCCTCGTCCACGCCACCGGCGCCGAGGACTGGGCCACGCTGGCCGAAATCGAGGCCTCCAACCTGCGCGCCCATCTGGCCGACCGTCGCGCCGATGGGCTGGGCAACGCTTCGGCCGCGCGCGAACTCTCCGCCCTGCGCGCCTTTCTCACGTTCGCCCGGCAGCAGGCCGGTGACCCGACCCCCGCCCCGCCCCGCCTGCGCGGGCCACGCCTGAAGAAAGGCCTGCCCCGCCCCGTCACCCCCGACGAGGCCATCAACCTTGCCGACACCGTCGAGGAAGACGCCACCGCTCCATGGATCGGCGCTCGCGACCGCGCTGTGCTGATGCTGCTTTATGGCGGCGGGCTGCGCATTGCTGAAGCGTTGTCGCTGACCGGCGGTGTGCTCCCCATCGGCGAAGCGCTGCTGGTCACGGGCAAAGGCAACAAGCAACGCCTTGTGCCGATCCTGCCTGTCGTTGCGCAGGCCGTGGCCGATTACGCCATGGCCTGCCCCTGGCCGATCACGCGCGATGGCCCGCTGTTCTTCGGCGCTCGCGGTGGGGTGCTGAACCAGGCGCTGGTGCAAAAGGCCGTCCGCCGGGCGCGGGGGGCGTTGGGGTTGCCGGATACCGCCACGCCTCACGCCTTGCGCCATTCCTTTGCGACGCATCTGCTGGGGGCCGGGGCGGATCTGCGGTCTCTGCAGGAATTGCTGGGGCATACCAGCCTTTCGTCCACCCAGATCTACACCAAAGTGGATGCGGCGGTTTTGCTGGATGCCTATCGGGCGGCGCATCCAAGGGAACAGGGTTAA
- the gshB gene encoding glutathione synthase has product MSLRVAVQMDPLSGINIAGDSTFALMLSAQARGIAMWYYDVGTLAWDSLGDGPAKVTAWAAPVTVQRPAEKGESHYTLGAFQTLDLAEDVDVVLMRQDPPFDLGYITGAHILEKLKGRTLVVNDPEQVRNAPEKVFVLDFAQFMPPTLVARRIEDVRSFQQRLVAKGYSGDLVIKPLHGNGGKAVFRVPASGDNLGALVEVFSQMWPEPYMVQPFLPDVSKGDKRIVLVDGVVAGAINRRPGAGEFRSNLAVGGSAEATELTEREQEICRVLGPELKKRGLTFVGIDVIGGEWLTEINVTSPTGIVAIERFDGVDVAGLIWDAIEVRVAEMKK; this is encoded by the coding sequence ATGAGTTTGCGCGTCGCTGTCCAGATGGACCCGCTCTCCGGCATCAACATCGCGGGCGATTCCACCTTTGCCCTGATGCTTTCGGCGCAGGCGCGCGGGATCGCGATGTGGTACTATGATGTGGGCACGCTGGCTTGGGACTCGCTGGGCGATGGGCCCGCGAAGGTCACGGCATGGGCCGCGCCCGTGACGGTGCAGCGCCCCGCCGAAAAGGGCGAGAGCCACTATACGCTGGGCGCGTTCCAGACTCTGGATCTGGCCGAAGACGTCGATGTGGTGCTGATGCGCCAGGACCCGCCCTTCGATCTGGGCTATATCACCGGCGCGCATATCCTCGAAAAGCTGAAAGGCCGCACGCTGGTCGTCAACGACCCCGAGCAGGTGCGCAACGCGCCCGAAAAGGTCTTCGTTCTCGATTTCGCGCAGTTTATGCCGCCCACGCTGGTCGCCCGCCGCATCGAGGATGTGCGCAGCTTCCAACAGCGCCTCGTCGCCAAGGGCTACTCCGGCGATCTGGTCATCAAGCCCCTCCACGGCAATGGCGGCAAGGCGGTGTTCCGCGTGCCCGCCAGTGGCGACAACCTCGGCGCGCTGGTGGAGGTCTTCAGCCAGATGTGGCCCGAGCCCTATATGGTCCAGCCCTTCCTCCCCGACGTGTCCAAGGGCGACAAGCGCATCGTGCTGGTCGATGGCGTGGTGGCCGGCGCCATCAACCGCCGCCCCGGCGCGGGCGAGTTCCGCAGCAATCTGGCCGTGGGTGGCAGTGCCGAGGCAACCGAACTGACCGAGCGCGAACAGGAAATCTGCCGCGTCCTTGGCCCGGAACTGAAAAAGCGCGGCCTGACTTTCGTGGGCATCGACGTGATCGGCGGTGAGTGGCTCACGGAGATCAACGTGACCTCGCCCACGGGCATCGTGGCGATCGAGCGTTTCGATGGTGTGGATGTCGCCGGGCTGATCTGGGATGCGATCGAGGTTCGCGTGGCAGAGATGAAGAAGTAA
- a CDS encoding YraN family protein has product MTDWRGQANRIAAEARGRRGEDEAALFLEGLGFEIIARRVKTPRGEVDLIAHREGLTVFAEVKWRAKAEAHVDAIDQKRLTRVAMAAELLAPRFVPDGADMRIDVILLAPGHDPYHIPNAWMP; this is encoded by the coding sequence ATGACCGACTGGCGCGGTCAGGCCAACCGCATCGCCGCCGAGGCGCGTGGGCGCCGGGGCGAGGATGAGGCCGCGCTGTTTCTGGAAGGGCTGGGTTTCGAGATTATCGCCCGCCGGGTGAAGACACCGCGCGGCGAGGTCGATCTGATTGCCCACCGCGAAGGGCTGACCGTCTTTGCCGAAGTCAAATGGCGCGCCAAGGCCGAAGCCCATGTCGACGCTATCGATCAGAAGCGGCTCACCCGCGTTGCCATGGCCGCCGAGCTGCTGGCTCCGCGCTTCGTGCCCGATGGCGCGGATATGCGGATCGACGTCATCCTTCTTGCGCCCGGCCATGATCCATACCACATCCCCAATGCGTGGATGCCGTAA
- the rsmI gene encoding 16S rRNA (cytidine(1402)-2'-O)-methyltransferase has translation MDQRLTPGLYIVATPIGNLGDITMRGVEILRGVSAVACEDTRITGRLMQHLGLKQRLIRYDDHADENAREKLLALMSAEPVALVSDAGTPLVSDPGYRLVREARERGIAVTSLPGPCAAIMGVTLSGLPSDRFLFAGFLPSKDKARGDALAELGAVPATLIFYETSPRLIDSLTAIAQVLPGREVAVARELTKMFEECRSGQPEELIAHYSAHPPKGEIVLLIGPPVAKQATMEDAETMLRAELQHAKASQAAAAVAKATGLDRKELYALAMRLK, from the coding sequence ATGGATCAGCGCCTTACCCCCGGCCTCTACATTGTGGCCACGCCCATTGGCAATCTCGGCGATATCACCATGCGCGGTGTGGAGATACTGCGTGGCGTGTCAGCGGTGGCCTGTGAGGATACTCGGATAACCGGGCGGTTGATGCAACATCTTGGTTTGAAACAGCGTTTGATCCGTTACGACGATCATGCCGATGAAAATGCCCGCGAAAAACTGCTGGCGCTGATGAGTGCCGAGCCGGTGGCGCTGGTGTCCGACGCGGGTACGCCGCTGGTGTCCGATCCGGGCTATCGCCTAGTGCGTGAGGCGCGCGAGCGGGGGATCGCGGTGACCAGTCTGCCGGGGCCTTGCGCGGCGATCATGGGGGTGACGCTGTCGGGGTTGCCGTCTGACCGGTTTCTGTTTGCCGGGTTCCTGCCATCGAAAGATAAGGCGCGGGGCGATGCTCTGGCCGAGCTGGGCGCCGTGCCCGCCACGCTGATTTTTTACGAAACCTCTCCGCGCCTGATCGATTCGTTGACGGCCATTGCCCAGGTGCTGCCGGGGCGCGAGGTGGCAGTCGCCCGCGAACTGACCAAGATGTTCGAGGAATGCCGCAGCGGCCAACCCGAAGAGCTGATTGCCCATTACAGCGCCCATCCGCCCAAGGGCGAGATCGTGCTGCTGATTGGCCCCCCGGTGGCGAAGCAGGCGACCATGGAGGATGCCGAAACCATGCTGCGCGCCGAGTTGCAGCATGCCAAGGCCAGTCAGGCCGCCGCCGCCGTGGCCAAGGCAACCGGGCTGGACCGCAAGGAACTCTACGCCTTGGCGATGCGTCTGAAATGA